The Campylobacter curvus genome includes the window ACACTGGCAAAGTCTCCAGGCGTTAGCAAGCCTAAATTTGAAACCTTTTTGGCTGCATTTTCGTCAAATTTGACTTTTAGTAGTGTGCACTCTTTTTTAAACAAATTTTGCGCTTGCTCTGGCAGCAAATAGCTAAACTCAAGTTTTAGATCAAACCTTCTAAGACAGGCTTTATCTAGATTATCGATCAAATTCGTCGTAGCGATAAAGATACCATCAAAGCTCTCCATCTGCACTAACATCTCATTCACTTGGGTTACTTCCCAGCTTCTTGTAGCCATGCCTCTATCTTGCAAAAAGCTATCTACTTCGTCAAAGACTAGCACAGCATGTTTTTCTTTGGCTTCTTTGAAGGCTAATGCTATATTTTTCTCAGTTCCTCCTACAAACATAGATAAAAGATCGCTTCCTTTTTTGATGATGATCGGCTTTTTTAGACTTTTAGCGATAAATTTAGCATAAGCACTTTTGCCAGTTCCAGGCACACCATAAAGGCATATTCTTGCGTTTTTGCTTACTTTTATGCCTTGCATTAACTCTTTTAGATCGCAGTCTGAGTTTACGAAATTTGGATCGTAGCTGCTTGGCAGATCGTCTCTTGGATTGTAATCTCTTATCTCCTCGTAACCTTGTGCTTTTAAAGTGTTGTTTATCACTCGCTCAAAGGCTTTATTTTTGTCCTTTGTGTTTAAATTTGAGACAACAGCGCTTGCGTTACTGATGAGCGCTGGAGCTATAAACTTATTTTTAGCTAGCTTTTTTACGAGCTTATTGTCTATCAAATTTTCACTATATTTTTTTATGATCTTTGCTCTTACATCTTCAGTTGGTATGCCTATCTCTATGGCTAGGTTAAACCTTCTAACCACGGCCTCATCCATATCAAAAATGTTATTTGTTATCCAAATAGTAGGCAGCTCATTAGTCTCAAGAGATCTATTTATAAAGGCTTTGCCGTACTGTCTTTTTTCGTCATTATTTGTGTTAAATATATCCTCTGCTTCGTCATACATCAATAAATTTGATCCAGCGGATAGTACATTTTGTGCAAGACAATACGATCTTATCCTTTGATGCTCATTTGCATATCCATCTCCGTCATCATAAGCTACTTCATAAAGCTTCAAATTTAGCTCACTAGCTATCACTTTGCTAAGCTCTGTTTTACCAGTTCCTGCTGAGCCATATAGGAGTACATTTACTCCTTTTTGCTTTTTAGTAATGGCATTTTTTAGAAATGAGAGCAAAATTTTCACATCTTCTTTTATGTGTGGGTAGCTCTTTGTGGTCAAATTTGTCTTGCTACATGGCTTTATCGAGCTTTCAAATATCTCGTCCATGCTTTCACATTTAATAAACAAATCACACATAAAGTTATTGTTTATGACATCGATTTTATATTTTAGATTATGCGTATTAGTGTCTAGTCTTATTATCGAAGTCTTGGCAAAGATTCCATCTTTTCTAAAGACCTTTTGAACATCGCCAAAGTTTAAATTTAGTATCTTTGAGATAGCTTTTATGGCTTGTATGTTATTTAACTCTCCTAGTGTATTGCAGGCATTAGAGACTACTTCATAGTTGTACATGATCGCGACAAATCTCAAAATATCTCTCTCGGTACTATTTAGACCTAAATTTTCTTGAAGTAAATTTAGGTTGTGTTCAAGATCTTTTAGCTCGCATGAAATTTGACTTTTTTCAAGAATTTCAAGTCTGTTTTTAAGATTTTGGATATCTTCTTCTTTAGGCTCTTTTGACTCGATACCCAAAAACTCTAAAACATCGTCACATCCGCTTCTTAACAATTCTCTTTCTCCTCCGAGATCAAAAATAGCACGAAGTGTCCAAAGTGTCGCAAGCTCATATATCTCGCCATCTACGTAAAAAATCTCTTTTTCCATGACAAACTCCTTTTGCTTTTGTTTGGAGCTATTTTACTTGGCATAAAAGACATTTTTATGTCCATAATGATAAAAATTTGGGAAATTTTTGTGAGAAAAATTTAAAAAGAGCGTCCTAAAACGCTCTTTATTTACTCCAGCGTATCACCACTATATGGCAGCTCCAGATCTTTTGCACTAGATTAGCACAATCTTGTATTGTAGGTTTATTTTTTTATTTATTTAAGAACTTAACTAGTTCATCTTTAAAATAGTCATCATCATACTCTTCACCCTGAGCATCATATGATAGTTCAAAAGAGACATTACCAATGCAAGCACTTACACTTGACATATAAGAAGTCGGTTTTTTAGTATAGGCTTCTATGGCCAGGCTTGCTGGCATAAAAGAGTTTTGGTAGTTAAATTCACTCCTAGCAATAACACATTTTTCATTTAGGTATGAATTGCAAAATTCTAAAAACTTAGCTCCTAATTCATCTGCTAGCTCTCTTTGTGTGCTAGCCAAATCTACAAACTGCTCAATTATAGGAGCAGTTTTAACAACTTTTTTCTTTGACATTTTTTCTCCTTTGTTTTAATTATTTTTTGTCAAGATATCTTTGTGACATGTGAAATTATAACAAGCAAAATGGACAAAAAATGTCTATATTTAGAAATTTTAATAAAAAAATTAATCGCTTTTTGTCTTGCGCTTTATTTATCTTTATATGTAAAAAATTAAGCTTAGATAATGATATTTATAAAAAAAGATAAAAACAACCTTGCTTTGTTTTTGATCTGATTAAACTTGCTATGGTTTTTTTAGCTTATTTTTCTTTAAATTTCATAGTATTCATCCCAGCAAAGTGCCATATCAACAGAGCCTATGCGCAGCATGTCTTTGATCTTATTGATATGTGTGTTATTGTTAAAAGCTGCAAATAGATAGCAAAAATACGCCTTGTCGTCAAAGTAGATCGAACTACCAAAATATTCATTGCAGTTTTGCGTCCAGCGGCTCTTTTGCTTGCTCATTTCGCCAGGAACGATAGGCTCATTGATGATGGCTAAGAAATTGTCGTCATTTTCGTCATAATCTGGATCGTCTTCGCACAGGCGAAAGACCAAACGAAATTCCATAGCATAATCCTCGATAAATCCACCCTCAACCCTTGCTTTTAGCCTGTTTTCAAGTATCTGTGCATCTCTTATTAGTATATCTTGATAAGCAGCTAGCGCTTTATTTATCTTTTCTATCTGCTCCCATTGATCCTTATTAGCATCAGAAATATACTCTTCTTTCTTGCTACACTCTAGTTTTTCTAGGTAAAGATCTATAGGCGTATAGTCGTACCATGAGTGAAGCTTGCCATCCATCCTGTCAATAGTCAAAATTTCATCCCAGCTAAGATCTGTATGGTCATATAAGCAGTGATAAAACCAGCAATGCCACTCACCAAACATCTCATGCGTTGGCCAGTTTCTAAATTCGCTCTGATTTTCAGTATAAAAGTAGTCATCTATGTGATTCATAAACTGCCCATATCGCATAAGAAGTTTATCTTTTGAGTAAAAAGAGAGCAATAGGCTACATTTATGATCCCATGCCTCTTTTATATCTTTTACAGAGATGTTTATCTGTTTTGCACGTGGCACAACTCGGCGCTCAAGGTCATAAAGCCTTTCGTTTATGCTATTTAGCTTTTGCCTTTGTTCTTTTGTAAATTTTTCCATTTTTGTCCTTTAAAATTTAATCGTCGCAACTTGTTCAGCCATCTCTTTATCTGTAAAATTTCCGTTTGTATCAAGCGAGTAATTTTTGCCTAAAAAATAGAGCTTAAAGCCCGTTATCTCGCCAAAGATAGGTAGCGTTTTCGTCTTTTGATAGTAGTCTTTAACGACTTGAGAGATTGTATTTAGCTGCTCGTCTAATGCTTTAAAACAGAGCTTGTCTAAAAATGGCGTTAGGCTGATATATCTTAGATGCTGCGTCATAGCAAGGGCAAATATAGGTTCATTTTTGCGCTTGAAATTTGTATCTATGTAGATATATGAGCCTCTAAATTTTACTCGCTCGTTGTAGAGTTTTTGCACCTCGCTAAGCTCAGCGTCTATGCTAAGGCCAAAGTGCTTGCTAAGAGCAAGGATGAGCGTTTCTGAGCTGTGCGCCCAGTCAAAATGCCCCTTTGTGATAAACTCATCAAGGCTCTTTGCCGCCTCTAAATTTGCAAGTGCTCTTGTGAAATTTTGCTCTCTTACGTAGCCAAGTGCTTTCGAGAGTGCCTTCTTGTCGCTATTTTGTGTGAGAATTTTGAGCTCTTCGTAGATCATTGATTATCCTTTTTTGATTTTTATCGCCGATACATTTTTTGCGATATGTGAAATTATAGCAACCAGAGTAGACAAAAAATGTCCAGAATTTTACTAGTAAAATTTCACAAAAACTATAAAATTTAGGAGCAAATATGCAGCCAACTATCCTACTTTCAGCACTTTTACCAAAACACCACGCCAAAGTAACCACCAGTTTGTGCCAGATATTTGACCGGCACGGAGTTGGCTATCAGTTTTTGCAAACAAAAGACATTTGGATGAGGGACTTTATGCCGTTTTTGCTAGATAATGGGCGCCTCGTCTCTTACGACTACGATCCAGACTACCTAAAAGATGATAAATATAGCCATCTAAGGACAAAGATCCAGCCGCTAAAAGAACATATAAATTTAGTCATTGATGGTGGAAATTTCATAAGGCTTGGAGGCAAAGCCATCATGACTGATAAAATTTTCAAAGAAAATCCAACAAAAACAAAGTCCGAGATCATTGAGACCATAAAGCAAAAATGCGCGCTAAATGAGCTCATCATCATACCAAGGCAGCCATACGATATGCTAGGTCACAGCGACGGCATGGTGAGGTGGATAGATGAAAACAGCGTGCTATTAAATGACTTTTCAAACGAGAGTAAGAGTTTTAACGATAGGCTTATAAAGGCTCTTAAAAAGTACGGTTTGAATATCAAATTTATGAAGTATGGCGAGGGCTTTTTTAGTAAAAAGAGAGATTGGGGCGCTTACTTAAATTTTATTAAAATTAAGGATATTTTAATAGTTCCGATATATGGGATGGATGATGACGATACGGCGATAGAGCAGATCAAGAAAATTTATAGTGGCTGCAGTGTAGAGACGATAAATTTAAGCGAAATCATAGAGCTTGGCGGAGC containing:
- a CDS encoding AAA family ATPase, yielding MEKEIFYVDGEIYELATLWTLRAIFDLGGERELLRSGCDDVLEFLGIESKEPKEEDIQNLKNRLEILEKSQISCELKDLEHNLNLLQENLGLNSTERDILRFVAIMYNYEVVSNACNTLGELNNIQAIKAISKILNLNFGDVQKVFRKDGIFAKTSIIRLDTNTHNLKYKIDVINNNFMCDLFIKCESMDEIFESSIKPCSKTNLTTKSYPHIKEDVKILLSFLKNAITKKQKGVNVLLYGSAGTGKTELSKVIASELNLKLYEVAYDDGDGYANEHQRIRSYCLAQNVLSAGSNLLMYDEAEDIFNTNNDEKRQYGKAFINRSLETNELPTIWITNNIFDMDEAVVRRFNLAIEIGIPTEDVRAKIIKKYSENLIDNKLVKKLAKNKFIAPALISNASAVVSNLNTKDKNKAFERVINNTLKAQGYEEIRDYNPRDDLPSSYDPNFVNSDCDLKELMQGIKVSKNARICLYGVPGTGKSAYAKFIAKSLKKPIIIKKGSDLLSMFVGGTEKNIALAFKEAKEKHAVLVFDEVDSFLQDRGMATRSWEVTQVNEMLVQMESFDGIFIATTNLIDNLDKACLRRFDLKLEFSYLLPEQAQNLFKKECTLLKVKFDENAAKKVSNLGLLTPGDFASVRRQAKFRPIKNGDDFCHRLELEVALKNEEKSVKIGF
- a CDS encoding agmatine deiminase family protein, with amino-acid sequence MQPTILLSALLPKHHAKVTTSLCQIFDRHGVGYQFLQTKDIWMRDFMPFLLDNGRLVSYDYDPDYLKDDKYSHLRTKIQPLKEHINLVIDGGNFIRLGGKAIMTDKIFKENPTKTKSEIIETIKQKCALNELIIIPRQPYDMLGHSDGMVRWIDENSVLLNDFSNESKSFNDRLIKALKKYGLNIKFMKYGEGFFSKKRDWGAYLNFIKIKDILIVPIYGMDDDDTAIEQIKKIYSGCSVETINLSEIIELGGALHCITAEKFGW